TAATCAACGGATACCTTCTACCGCCAAGTTCTGCCATTCAATTGCAAGATGGCACAGTGTATTTTGCACAACCACCGCGTCTAGTGAATACAATCACTACCTACAATGAGGTTTACGCATGGGGTGCGACATATTATTTTACAATCAGCTTGCCAGAAAATGCTGGAGAACCGCTACAAAGTCTAGCGATTAATCAGCGTGAAGGAGTAGACAATATTCGCTTTGATTTGAACGATAGTGTGGCTTTTGAAGGTAAGCCTTCTGGTAAAGGACAAAAGGTAGAATTACAAAATGTCGTAGGCGATGGCAAAACAAGGACTGTTACCCTAAGATTTGATCCGCCAGTGTCTCCTGGTAAAACTATTACAATTGGTCTAAAACCTTGGCAAAATCCGCGAAGTACTGGTGTTTATCTCTTTGGAGTCACGGCTTTTCCCCAAGGGGAAAAATCTCACGGTCAATTTTTAGGTTATGGCAGATTGCAGTTTTATAACCACAGTGATTCATGGTTTCGTCCTAGAGGATTTTATGGCATTTGGCCGTAGTCAGCTATTTTTGTTGATCACAAAGTCTGTTTACTTCTCATTAAATGTCCAAACACCGTCATCCCAATCGAATTCAGTTGGTGGTGATTGTAGCCAATGCTGACAACGCAAAAGATGTAACATCGCGGCTTTATCTTGGTTGTCATAAGCTAAAACCTTGGCAAATTCAGCCCTAGCATAAGTAAACTCACGCTTGAGGTAATATTCACGCCCTTTGTGATAGTGTTCAATAACTTGCAATTTGTCACTAGGAATTGGGTCAGTACGTAAACCCACTAATTCATATATAGATACTGGCTCGTTTCTACCTTTAACGCGAATGTAATCTAGTTCTCTTGCCCAAATATATTCTTGGCATGGTTTAAAAGTGTTATCACTCAGAATAATGTCACAACCGTATTGTTTGCTGACACTTTCTAAGCGGGAACCGAGGTTAACACCATCACCAATGGCGGTAAATTCCATCCGCTTACTTGAGCCAATGTTGCCACTAATGACTGTATCAGAATTGATCCCAATGCCAATATTAATTCTGGGTTTATTCGCAGCGTAGCGACGTTGGTTAAATTCGTGCAGGCGATGGCGCATTTCTACGGATGTTTGTACTGCCATCCAAGCGTGTTCTTCTAAGGGGAGCGGAGAACCAAACACAGCCATTATGGCATCACCGATATATTTATCAAGAGTGCCTTTGTGTTTAAAAACGGCTTCTACCATTGACTCAAAATATTCATTTAGCATACTCACCACTTCTTCCGCTTCCAAATTTTCTGTCAAAGTGGTGTAACCGCGAATATCAGAGAATAAAATGGAAACTTCTTTGCGATCGCCTCCTAGTTTGGCATCATCTAATTTGAGTAATTCTTCCGCTAATTCTTGCGTCATATAGCGGTACATAGTACTCTTGAGGCGTTTCTCATCACTAATGTCTTCCATCACCACCAACGCGCCGCGTACTTGTTGTTGGTCGCTAACATCAGCAATGGAATTAATTGATAAATTAATACTGTGTTGTTCTGTTTCGCTACCAGTACTTATGAGTGTGCGGTCAGGATAATATTGCTGGCGGCGTTTGATATCATCTCCATGTAAGGCATCTTGAAACCATTTGCTAAAGTCGCCTTCTTTAATGGCGATCGCTTCATTAATTAATTTACCTTCTAAACGTTCTTCTGTTTCTATACCTAGCAAGCGTTTTGCACTTTCATTAGCAGCAATAATACAACCTGATTTATCTGTAGAAATTACACCGTTAGACAGACTACGCAAAATATCCCGCTGCATTTGTTCTTGTTGCTTAACTGTGGCAAACAGTTGAGCATTTTGCAGCGCCACACCCGCTTGAATATTAAAAGCTTCCATGAAATCTTCGTCGTTGCGGTCAAAACTAGCTTGGAAGCATTCAGGTGCTTTCGGCCAAGTTACCGGGTTATAAGGCGGAAAATCCCCAGATTTCTTTTTATTTACCAGTTGTGTCACACCAATCAATTCTTGATCGGCGTTAAACACTGGCATACACAATAAACTACAGGTACGATAACCATTTTGTTGGTCAATGTGTTTGGCTGTTTCCGAGTCTTGATGATCGTACAAATCAAAAGGAATATTCAGTGTTTTGCCAGAGACAGCGACCATACCCGCAAAACCTTTACCGATATGTACGCGTAATTCCCTGGTTGAACCGTCATCTTGAGTAATTTTCGTCCACAATTCATGGCGATCGCGATCTATTAACCACAAGGTACTGCGATCGGCGTTCATCAGTTCTTTGGCTTCGTCCATTACCCGCTTCAGGGTATCTTCTAAGTCCAGACTGCTTTGACTCAAAGACTTAATCGCTTTCATCAACGCCGCCGCTGCTCTTTGTTTTTGCGTCGCCATATAAAAAGAGCGCGATGATTCTAAAATCAAGCGAATCGAAGGCGCAAATTCCTGAAATAACTGTTCGTCGCTGTGTGTAAAACCTTTGGTATCAATTCGCTCGCCTAGTGGTGCATGGATATCATGTATTGACTTTAATTTATTGAGTAACTGTACTACTGCCACTAACTGCCCTTGTTCATTTAACAGTGGCAAAGCCAGCATTGTATAGGTACGGTAGCCAGTAACTTTTTCTTGTGCTTGGGCAAATATCGAACGGGGATCGTTATAAAAATCAAAGGGAATATTAACTACTTGTTTTAATGTAGCGACTTCACCCGCAATCCCTTTATCGGCGGGGATGCGAATTTCTAATGAGCGATCGCCTTCTCCCGCAGCCACAATCGACCACAGTTCTTGTTTTTCTTCATCTAATAAAAATATAGTTGTCCGGTCTGCTCCTAATAATTCCCCAGTTTTTAAGGTAATTGACTGCAACATTTCTTGCAGAATTGTTTCAAACCCGTGAGAATCCAACATTGACAGGGTTTGATGGACAATCTGTAACTTATGCTCGACTTCAGTCACAACTTGTTTAAAAGTATCCTGAGTCAGGGGAGCAAGAAAAGTAGAAATAGTGCCTTTTCTTCTGGCAAGAGCACCCACAGGAGCAGAATTGGGTTGTAATTGTTGATTTTCTTGGTTGTGAACACCAATAATTAAATCAGCGGTCTCCCCAACACCACGTTGATGCACTGTCATAAGTAGTTTTTTATAGCAGAATTAGACTTTAGGAATAATTAACAATGTCATTAGTTTTATTTATGCTTTTCTTTTAACCATAAATGTATTGACATTACCCACAGTTTAATCCCTCATTGAGCCAGCGTCATCCTGCTTTCCCCCTGTCTTTACCCATCCTGGGTTGAATGTAATTTTGGCAATGACAAATAAATATAGTTCATTTTTTTGCCATATTCTTTGCGGAAGATGCTTGAGCGAAAACTAAGCTGTGAGCTGGCATATTGTGGATTAGACCAGCGCAGTCAGCCATGATGGATCTAACTGACAATCTCTATGAGAGTACTATTGATATAATTCCCAAAACATTGGCTAAACTAACAGCCGAAGTTTCTGAATAGATGGCAGTTGCAGATAATACTCTCCAATCCAGTCTCAACAAACAATCTTTGTGCGTAAATCTTAACTTACTCAAAGCCTTTCAAACCTATTTGCTATTCCCTGCCTTAACGATTAATTTTCACAACTTATTGAGGATTTTTATAAAGTATTATCTTGTATTATCCAGTGTATTTATGGCATCCAGAAAGTTTTTTTAATTTATAGATTTATATAAATATATTTTCTATTTCTCAGCAATTATCAGCATCCCAAAACATTTTATAAATGTATTTACATAGATCTATCTTGAGGTCAATGAAATTTGACTAAGAAGTTTGTATTGAGTTTAAAACATTTTTCAATTGATAGTTAAAGAAATATAACATTATCGGCAGCGATAATCTAGTTATAGACTACATCTCTGGCTAGATTTGGACTCTTCATAAAAATCTCTAGTTTGCCACCGTTGTTTCAAAGCTTAGTCTCTAAATCATTTGCCAATAAACATCACTATTTCATGGGCAATTGTTGACTAATTCCGGTAAATTTATCGGGATTGATGTCTTAAAAAAATGACATAAATAACTCTATTGACCACTGAAAAATATCAGATTAATGTTGTAGGTAAGTCCCACAAAGGACACTCTTAAAGCATCAAAAAATCAGGAGATTTTTCTTATGATGATGATGATGACTGAATCCATGACTTCGGAAATGCAAACCTGCATGAACGCTTGTATGGAATGTCACAAAATGTGTATGGAAACCATGACTTACTGTATGAGTAAAGGCAGTATGCACATGGACATGAGCATGATGGGCATGATGCGCGATTGCTCAGAGATGTGCATGATGTGTATGACTATGATGATGGGTGGTTCGGAATTCATGGGACGCACTTGTATGCTTTGTGCTGATATGTGCGATCGCTGTGCAATGGCTTGTGAAAAAATGAGCGACGATTCCAAGATGATGGAATGTGCCGCAGCTTGCCGCAAGTGTGCTGAAGCCTGCCGTTCTATGCAAATGATGCCTGCTTAATTTCACTACTTCGCAGAAGTTTCTCTGCAACCTATTATTCAAGCGCTCAGACTTTAGCAGTCTGGGCGCTTGAAGTTTTGTCAATAAATATAGTAATTAACAATATCCCTGACTGATTTAAGACGTTTTTCCCTTCTCAACTGTGGAAATTGTTGTGGAAAACTTGGATCTATTATTTCCCGATCATCTCAACAATAAAATTTTCAGGAGGGAATGATGCAAGTTGACTACAAGCAAATTCAGCAATTGATTTTGCCACCAATTTTGATGAGTTTAATAGCAGTCGGAACACTCGCTTGTCAATCAAAAATTAGTTCTTCTCCAAGTAGCCAAACGATCGCCACATCAGTTGTCTCTTTAGAAAAGTCTACTCCCAAAGCTGTAGCGCAAGTGCCAGGAATTTACCGCAGCGATCGCTTTCGGTTTCGGTTTAGTTACTCCACCAAAGATTTTGTCATAGATAACAAGATATCAACTCCTCGAAATAATGTTGCATCTCCCCTAGCGTCTGTTGATATCTGGACTAAACAACACGCCCAAAAAATTCGTGCTGGAGCATACAACGGCGGTACAGAATATCCAGCTAATGTTCAAGTAGCTGTATATAATAACCCACGCAAGTTCTCTTTGCAGCAGTGGGTGAAGCAGAGTAACGAATTTACAGGTAGCCGTGACTTTAAATCTGCGAAAATTGCCGGACAAACGGGTGTAAAATTTCAATCTAGTGGTTTGTACGAAAACGAAAATGTGGCTTTTATCAGCCCTAAAGACTCCCGAATTATTGTTGTGTCATTATCTAAAACTGGTTACGGCAATAATGATGCAATTTATCGCCAAGCATACCAACAGGTGGTGAATTCTTTCACATTTCTGAAATAGACAGAAATGGGTATCAATCAAAATAAACAGCAGAGGAAAATGCGTTCACATCTCCTCTGCTGCTTTAAAAGTCTTTGATTTAATAAGAAGACTGACTAGAATCATTCAAAGGCATTTGGTGTTGCAACCAATCTTTGCCCACTTGGATGCTGACATCAGAATCCAGAGTACCAGTGCTTTCAACGCGCACTTCACCTATTCCCAAAACATCTCGAATTGATTCAGCACTATTGCCGTCTCCCTGTTGAGCCACAATGTGAGTTACTTCTAAAGGTTCACTCCAAGGTTTAGACACGTAAATATTACGATATCCAGACCTTTCCAAAGCGCGAATTAAAGGTCGCAGGGTGGCGCGATCGCTACCTGTACTATCTTGAATTGCTATCCTCACAGAACCAGGATCATTCACTTGCTGAGTTTCGGTATTTTCAGCGTTTGATTGTAAGCCAAATTGTTTAGCCATGAGTTTGGCAATCCCATTTTTGCTGGGCAACCAATAGCTGGCATCATACTCGCCTTTCTCGCTAAAACGACCTGGCAGCATTAACATCTGCATATTAGAGCGATTAGTCCGCACACTAAAACCGAATAAAGCCACTAATTCTTCAACTGTCAAATTAGTATCAATGTGTTCTTTGACAACATTCAGAATTTTGGGTAATTGAGTCAGGGTAGCAGGGTTAAGACTTTGGTCAGTTAAAGCGCGGATTACCATTTGCTGGCGTTGAATCCGGCCGATATCTCCTAATTCATCATGACGAAAACGGAGTAATTGCAGCGTTTGCTCTCCGTTAAGATGCTGTTTGCCTGCTTTTAAATTAATATATAGATGCTGAGAATCATCTTGGTATTTCATATCTTTGGGGACATAGACTGTAACGCCACCCAAAGCATCAATGAGTTTAGCAACTCCCAGAACGTTAATCCGAATATAACGGTCAATACCAACGCCGCCCAAAAGATTGCTGACAGTTTTGGCTGTTAATGCTGGGCCGCCTTCGACATTGGCAGCATTAATTTTTCTTGTCCCATGCCCTTCAATTTCTGTGCGGGTATCTCTAGGAACAGAGAGCATAACTATTTTTTTCGTCTCTGGGTCAAATTTGACCAACAACATCACATCAGAGAGACCATCAAAAGAATTGACCTGCGGCAAGTAGCGAAGATTTTTCGTATCAGCGGGAGGATTTTGGACATCTGGTGGTAGTACACTCATCCCCATCACCAAAAGATTCACAGGGCGAGTTAATTCCGAAAAGCGCAATCCACCACCGGCGATCGCATCGCTATCAAAGACAGCTTCTTCTTGAGGACTGAGGTCGGCTTGTTGCAATGGCGTACTGGTTAAAGAAACTGCCAACAAAGCTCCTGCCATTGCTGACACCATTGCAATACCACTCATACCCACCCAGAACCACAACCAACGTCCCGATTTAGGGTTTATTGACTTTCTGCCCTTTAAGTTGGGTGTTTTTGAGTGGTTTTCTTCCGCCGAAGTTCTTTGACTGGTCACAGACTGCCTCACACTTGCTGATTAAATTCGGTTAATTTGCAGATTATTAAGTATGCAAATACATCAACTCATAGTAGTTAACTCTTAATTAACCATGTTGACTTTTCGCTATTATGTCAACCAAAACACTTATAGCAGGATTTTTCTTTTTTGGGGTAAATCCTGATATGTTTTATAGAAGTATGACAACAATAAGTCAGTTTGACCAGAGCCTCTAGGAGATAATCTGTAAATAGCTAAAAATTCAGTAAAAATACTGTCTAGAGGTTTACTGATCAGCATCATGATAAATGCTTACCTAACACTCGCTCGGCTAAATTGCTTAACCCTGGTAAACGACTAGATTGTCCCCGAATAATGCGAAAAATTAGCCAAATACTCACTAAAAAATAACCAGATGTGATCAAGCTATTGAGTATTAATAAACGCAAGGCCAAAAATTCAGAAGATGCTGCTCCAGTTGCTAACAAAAGATAAGTTAACAGCCAAGTAAATGTCATAGTAACAGACTGACGGCTAACCCTCAGTTGTTCCCGACTGCCCTGATGACGATAGAGAGTCCAGAGAGATGGCAGAACCCCAATAACTGGGATGACATAAATCAGTAACTGTCTTTGATTGGTATAGGAGTCTTGACTAAAAACCTGAGGTGAGACAGGCTGATTTTCTGCCTCTACCCCGAAAGAATCATTAATTGGTTCAAGATTTTCCATTTGGCTGAGTCTAATCCTAAACTAGAGAGATGAAAGACTGTGATGTAGTCAGAGATAATAGGCTTTAGAGAAAGATTTTATTTAGTTTTATCTCGCAAGCAGCTAAAGATGCAGACACGCAAGCTAATCGACTGGTGGCAGACACTAACACCAATAGCGCGAATCGGAGCGATCGCTCTATTCGCACCACTGCTAGTCCTCAATGGTTGGGCGATTTCAGCAATTTTTGAATATTTCCACTCCCTCATAGTTATTTTAGTCGGAGCCTCGGTATTGGCATTTCTGCTCAACTACCCCGTTAGCTGGATGGAGCAACACGGTGCGAAGCGAGAGCAAGTTGCTGTCCTGGTGTTTTTATTAGCGTTATCGATTTTATTAGCATTGGGTGTAACTCTGTTTCCGTTAGCGTTAACGCAAGCGCAACAGCTGGTGGCTCGCATCCCAGAGTTAATTGATTCTGGGCGATCGCAGTTAATGATGTTAAACGAGAAAGCAGAAGTTCTCGGCTTACCGATTAACCTTGATGCTCTTGTAGTGCAAATTAATGATCGCGTCAAGGGACAACTGCAAGCGATCGCCGGACAAGTTCTCAACCTGGCTGTTGTCACATTCACTAGCTTGCTAGATTTTCTGCTGACAATGGTTTTGACTTTCTATCTTTTGCAGCATGGCGACGAACTCTGGCAAAGTTTAGTTGATTGGCTACCCAGCAGATTTCGTGAACCCTTCTCGCAAACAGTCCGCCTCAGTTTTCAAAACTTTTTTATTACTCAGCTAATTTTATCTACCTGTATGGCCTCAGCCTTGATTCCTGCCTTTTTGTGGCTGAAGGTGCCATTCGGTCTGTTATTTGGTCTTACCATCGGTATTATGGCTCTCGTACCCTTTGGTGGTTCCGTGGGTATTATCTTGACTACCTCATTAGTAGCGTTACAAGACTTCTGGATGGGAGCAAGAGTTTTACTTGCAGCCGTGATTGTGCAACAAATTTTAGAGAATTTAATTGCTCCGCGAATCTTAGGCAGTTTTACTGGCTTAAATCCAGTCTGGATACTAATTTCTGTCTTAACTGGCGCGAGAGTTGGCGGATTATTAGGTGTCATAGTAGCTGTACCTACTGCTGTCATAGTTAAAACTGCGTTAGGCGCTCTTCGTCCTAATAAATTAAGTAGCGAAGATGACAGCACCTCTAAATCCGAGAAAACTGCACCCAGTGTAGCGGAAGAATCTCCCAAAGCCGAAGTCAAAAATCCCCTCAGCTTTTCTGAACCAACATTGCCTTAACTTTTAAAGCACAAGGAGTTAAACCGCCAAAATTTTATTCTTTTGCTTTTTACCTTTTAACCTGTGATTATGGTTCCAAAATTGAACCCATAAACAAAATACTACCTGTTTGATTATCTCGAATGGCACAGAAGAAGGGACGGTCAACAATCATCCGGAATGGTTGTGGCTTTTCTCTCAAAGATGTTGTTACTATCCCTACTGATGTAGCCGCAGCCGCTTCTGTGCCTTCTTCATTAACTTCTACAAAAGTTTTATGCTTGACTTGGCTGATGGCTAAATTTTTTCCAATCCCGGAAAAATTGGCTTGCTTACTGAAAGCTTCTTGCATACCCAAAGCTTTCAGCGCATCATTGAGCGTCACCTCGTAGTCAGTTTTAAACCGAGGTAGGCGAATTAAACCTTCTTGACTATTAAACTGTTTTAGCCATTTTTCCCAGTTCTCAGAATTTAAGT
This window of the Nostoc sp. HK-01 genome carries:
- a CDS encoding cell envelope-related transcriptional attenuator; this encodes MTSQRTSAEENHSKTPNLKGRKSINPKSGRWLWFWVGMSGIAMVSAMAGALLAVSLTSTPLQQADLSPQEEAVFDSDAIAGGGLRFSELTRPVNLLVMGMSVLPPDVQNPPADTKNLRYLPQVNSFDGLSDVMLLVKFDPETKKIVMLSVPRDTRTEIEGHGTRKINAANVEGGPALTAKTVSNLLGGVGIDRYIRINVLGVAKLIDALGGVTVYVPKDMKYQDDSQHLYINLKAGKQHLNGEQTLQLLRFRHDELGDIGRIQRQQMVIRALTDQSLNPATLTQLPKILNVVKEHIDTNLTVEELVALFGFSVRTNRSNMQMLMLPGRFSEKGEYDASYWLPSKNGIAKLMAKQFGLQSNAENTETQQVNDPGSVRIAIQDSTGSDRATLRPLIRALERSGYRNIYVSKPWSEPLEVTHIVAQQGDGNSAESIRDVLGIGEVRVESTGTLDSDVSIQVGKDWLQHQMPLNDSSQSSY
- a CDS encoding adenylate/guanylate cyclase — protein: MTVHQRGVGETADLIIGVHNQENQQLQPNSAPVGALARRKGTISTFLAPLTQDTFKQVVTEVEHKLQIVHQTLSMLDSHGFETILQEMLQSITLKTGELLGADRTTIFLLDEEKQELWSIVAAGEGDRSLEIRIPADKGIAGEVATLKQVVNIPFDFYNDPRSIFAQAQEKVTGYRTYTMLALPLLNEQGQLVAVVQLLNKLKSIHDIHAPLGERIDTKGFTHSDEQLFQEFAPSIRLILESSRSFYMATQKQRAAAALMKAIKSLSQSSLDLEDTLKRVMDEAKELMNADRSTLWLIDRDRHELWTKITQDDGSTRELRVHIGKGFAGMVAVSGKTLNIPFDLYDHQDSETAKHIDQQNGYRTCSLLCMPVFNADQELIGVTQLVNKKKSGDFPPYNPVTWPKAPECFQASFDRNDEDFMEAFNIQAGVALQNAQLFATVKQQEQMQRDILRSLSNGVISTDKSGCIIAANESAKRLLGIETEERLEGKLINEAIAIKEGDFSKWFQDALHGDDIKRRQQYYPDRTLISTGSETEQHSINLSINSIADVSDQQQVRGALVVMEDISDEKRLKSTMYRYMTQELAEELLKLDDAKLGGDRKEVSILFSDIRGYTTLTENLEAEEVVSMLNEYFESMVEAVFKHKGTLDKYIGDAIMAVFGSPLPLEEHAWMAVQTSVEMRHRLHEFNQRRYAANKPRINIGIGINSDTVISGNIGSSKRMEFTAIGDGVNLGSRLESVSKQYGCDIILSDNTFKPCQEYIWARELDYIRVKGRNEPVSIYELVGLRTDPIPSDKLQVIEHYHKGREYYLKREFTYARAEFAKVLAYDNQDKAAMLHLLRCQHWLQSPPTEFDWDDGVWTFNEK